A region from the Helcococcus ovis genome encodes:
- a CDS encoding DUF6382 domain-containing protein has product MIKELKNENIKDNIILKMIELNEIENLLKFKIYKNNIEFNIDGKISLEQKFKGQVNDKYFLEIFYKILDALSKLEKYMITSNNIYLNRKEIYLDQDNNVFFMVDLVGKSESDIKDIYQYFMVNVNFDIKNNLNELFRINTYLNSEYYTVNGFKNILEEILKEEILKIDEGISHNKSEKEKEDKIDKKLIKKNRIFEGISSYIKKFDKKI; this is encoded by the coding sequence ATGATTAAAGAATTAAAAAATGAAAATATAAAAGATAATATAATCCTTAAAATGATTGAGTTAAACGAAATTGAAAATTTATTAAAATTCAAAATATACAAAAATAATATTGAATTTAATATTGATGGGAAAATTTCATTAGAACAAAAATTTAAGGGGCAAGTAAATGATAAATATTTCTTGGAAATATTTTATAAAATATTAGATGCATTATCAAAACTTGAAAAATATATGATTACATCTAACAATATATACTTAAATAGAAAAGAAATATATCTAGATCAGGATAATAATGTTTTTTTTATGGTAGATCTAGTTGGAAAATCAGAAAGTGATATTAAGGACATATACCAATATTTTATGGTAAATGTTAATTTTGATATTAAAAACAATTTAAATGAGTTATTTAGAATAAACACATATTTAAATTCAGAGTATTATACAGTAAATGGATTTAAAAATATATTAGAAGAAATATTAAAAGAAGAAATATTAAAAATAGATGAAGGCATTAGCCATAATAAAAGTGAAAAAGAAAAAGAAGATAAAATAGATAAAAAATTAATCAAGAAAAATAGAATATTTGAAGGCATAAGTAGTTATATCAAAAAATTTGATAAAAAAATTTGA
- a CDS encoding helix-turn-helix domain-containing protein → MRFRQKVVEYAIKHKNNAEASRRYKTSRQQV, encoded by the coding sequence ATGAGATTTCGTCAAAAAGTTGTAGAATATGCGATAAAACACAAAAATAATGCAGAAGCATCAAGAAGATACAAAACTAGCAGACAACAAGTATAA
- a CDS encoding ABC transporter transmembrane domain-containing protein produces MKKKEFILKNKKIFFLIMFFTFLSTAFISLVPISTKNIIENYSNLNLENVLRYGSIYIISIVLFLYFEYKKKVTIALFGYNYFVQTKQEVFNSILKITPKKLREKNLGDVINAITKDTELVYENYIHSYISLCISIISFIVYVSYMIYLNWILTIIIILSSAISFFIPKIVGNKMSYMRKEYSDSCSELIYNLENLLGGVEIFNYKTNKYFSRKFQDYNQKTEEKGLNLLKYISFTNIFSGASLYFINIMTFVIGMILVSTNMIKISELIAIIGFVDLVAIPTRDIIQLIITMKSTSDIIKKLDFYLIDENKNIQKIDSFEKIEIKNLSYSVNNFRIDDININLQIGKKYVVIGKNGSGKSTIMKLLSKRIQPNPNQIFIDGKDIINLEIRDLILYLSKLFIINDTIDQNIKMSNSNIKIDDKIFSIVKGIENQEYKSLSMGERAKVNIARALNSYHPVLILDEFFANIDEKSEIDLTKLLIKSDKTIICITHNLEKEYLNMFDEVIQI; encoded by the coding sequence ATGAAAAAAAAAGAATTTATATTGAAGAATAAAAAAATATTTTTTTTAATTATGTTTTTCACGTTTTTAAGTACAGCATTTATTTCATTGGTTCCTATATCTACAAAAAATATTATAGAGAATTATTCTAATTTGAATCTGGAAAATGTACTAAGATATGGTTCTATTTATATAATTTCTATTGTTTTATTTTTATACTTTGAATATAAAAAAAAGGTTACTATTGCGTTATTTGGTTATAACTATTTTGTCCAGACAAAACAGGAAGTTTTTAATTCGATTTTGAAAATTACACCTAAGAAATTAAGAGAAAAAAATTTAGGAGATGTAATTAATGCTATTACAAAGGATACTGAATTAGTTTATGAAAACTATATACATAGTTATATTTCATTGTGTATTAGCATTATATCTTTTATTGTTTACGTTAGTTATATGATTTATCTTAATTGGATCTTAACTATAATAATTATTTTGAGCTCAGCTATATCATTCTTTATTCCTAAAATAGTCGGTAATAAAATGAGTTATATGAGAAAAGAATATAGTGATAGTTGCTCTGAATTAATTTATAATTTAGAAAATTTATTGGGTGGAGTGGAAATATTTAATTATAAGACAAATAAATATTTTTCAAGAAAATTTCAAGACTATAACCAAAAGACTGAAGAAAAGGGATTAAATTTACTCAAATATATATCGTTTACGAATATTTTTTCAGGAGCATCTTTATATTTTATTAATATTATGACTTTTGTCATAGGGATGATATTAGTATCAACAAATATGATAAAGATATCAGAATTGATTGCGATAATAGGATTTGTTGATTTGGTTGCTATACCAACTAGAGATATAATTCAACTGATTATAACAATGAAATCCACATCTGACATAATTAAAAAACTAGATTTTTATCTGATTGATGAAAATAAAAATATTCAAAAGATAGATAGTTTTGAAAAAATTGAAATAAAAAACTTAAGCTATAGTGTGAATAATTTTAGAATAGATGATATAAATATTAATTTACAAATAGGTAAAAAATATGTAGTAATTGGAAAAAATGGAAGTGGCAAATCTACAATTATGAAGTTGCTTTCAAAAAGAATTCAGCCTAATCCTAATCAAATATTTATAGATGGTAAAGATATTATTAATTTAGAAATAAGAGATTTAATACTTTATCTTTCTAAGTTATTTATAATAAATGATACTATAGATCAAAATATAAAAATGTCTAATTCTAATATTAAAATAGATGATAAAATTTTTAGTATTGTAAAGGGTATAGAAAATCAAGAATATAAAAGTTTAAGTATGGGTGAAAGAGCAAAAGTAAATATTGCAAGAGCACTTAATAGTTATCATCCAGTTTTAATATTAGATGAGTTTTTTGCAAATATTGATGAAAAAAGTGAAATAGATCTAACGAAACTTTTAATTAAGTCGGATAAAACAATCATTTGTATAACACATAATTTAGAGAAAGAATATTTGAATATGTTTGATGAGGTAATTCAAATATAA
- a CDS encoding ribonuclease H-like domain-containing protein, whose protein sequence is MYNLKKSINIKNLDENSIILDIETNGVSRIHSQVYVIGFIYQENFYQFAVENDKEEEKLLNEIFPFLDNKNIITFNGKNFDIPFLKARYEFYGLSVFEEKSQFDIYRYFISNRLIMDFRKFSLQDIEKFNELERHENFEIDDDVKFYQEIENIDISKVLLHNQYDVINTEKLLNLIKKIEESKKLIIHIKKEEKLLKISNLIIEKDFLKINIETTYNFIDYAFENEIYTINWTKNGIDIKIKVLEGYVSDNIKAYVYINTLNKIKDESNYNLQDEFIVIFDTKYYLNNIKNIIKNIMEYEFNKY, encoded by the coding sequence ATGTATAATCTAAAGAAATCAATAAATATAAAAAATTTAGATGAAAATTCAATAATACTCGATATAGAAACTAATGGCGTATCAAGGATTCATTCTCAAGTTTATGTAATTGGTTTTATTTATCAAGAAAACTTCTATCAATTTGCTGTTGAAAATGATAAAGAGGAAGAAAAATTATTAAATGAAATTTTTCCATTTTTAGATAATAAGAATATTATCACATTTAACGGAAAAAATTTTGATATTCCCTTTTTAAAAGCTAGGTATGAATTTTATGGATTATCAGTATTTGAAGAAAAATCGCAATTTGATATATACAGATATTTTATATCAAATAGATTAATTATGGATTTTAGAAAATTTTCTCTTCAAGATATAGAAAAATTTAATGAACTAGAAAGACATGAAAATTTTGAAATTGACGATGATGTAAAATTTTATCAGGAAATTGAGAATATAGATATAAGTAAAGTTTTGTTACATAATCAATATGATGTTATCAATACTGAAAAATTACTTAACTTAATAAAAAAAATAGAAGAAAGTAAAAAATTAATTATTCATATTAAAAAAGAAGAAAAATTATTAAAAATTTCAAACTTAATTATTGAAAAAGACTTCTTAAAAATTAATATTGAAACTACTTATAACTTCATAGATTATGCATTTGAAAATGAAATCTATACAATCAATTGGACTAAAAATGGCATAGATATAAAAATTAAAGTCCTTGAAGGATATGTCTCTGATAATATAAAAGCTTACGTATATATAAATACTTTAAATAAAATAAAAGATGAAAGTAATTATAATTTACAAGATGAATTTATAGTAATTTTTGATACAAAATATTATCTAAACAATATAAAAAATATAATAAAAAATATAATGGAATATGAATTTAATAAATATTAA
- a CDS encoding cysteine desulfurase family protein, translating into MIYFDNASTTKMDEVVKNAVDEAYEKYWANPSSLHSLGFNVEKEIKKSRDIIAKKLNINPKSLFFVPSGTIANNSVINSIKNNKKNIVISSVEHACVFNAAKNSEMEVRIVNVDKFGFVDEEDLYSKIDDNTVLVSIIHVNNELGTINNINKLAEISKNKNPKILFHSDGVQAFNKINVDLRNIDFYTISSHKINGPKGIAALYIKNAKIFNSLYFGGGQESNLFSGTENVQGIIGFAKASQLDNNFVYISNINKYLRQELSSMKGIVINSPIDNVSPYILNVCFEKIGAEILLHYLEMDDIYISTGSACSKDKGSRVLEAINVEKNYKEGCIRISLSKNSTMDEAKLFVKKLEEKVEIIRGILG; encoded by the coding sequence ATGATATATTTTGATAATGCATCAACTACAAAAATGGATGAAGTTGTTAAGAATGCTGTTGATGAAGCCTATGAAAAATATTGGGCAAATCCATCATCATTACATAGTTTAGGATTTAATGTTGAAAAGGAAATAAAAAAATCAAGAGATATAATTGCGAAAAAATTAAACATTAATCCTAAAAGTTTATTTTTTGTTCCAAGTGGTACAATTGCAAATAATTCTGTTATAAATTCAATAAAAAATAATAAAAAAAATATTGTTATTTCAAGTGTGGAACATGCTTGTGTTTTTAATGCAGCAAAAAATTCTGAAATGGAAGTAAGGATTGTAAATGTTGATAAATTTGGATTCGTTGATGAAGAAGATTTGTATTCAAAAATTGATGACAATACAGTATTAGTTTCTATTATACATGTAAATAATGAACTAGGAACTATTAATAATATAAATAAATTAGCAGAAATAAGCAAAAATAAAAATCCTAAAATCTTATTTCATTCAGATGGAGTGCAGGCGTTTAATAAGATAAATGTAGATTTGAGAAATATTGATTTTTACACTATATCTTCACATAAGATAAACGGACCAAAGGGAATAGCGGCGTTGTATATTAAAAATGCTAAAATTTTTAATAGTTTATATTTTGGTGGTGGGCAAGAATCGAATTTGTTTTCGGGTACTGAAAATGTTCAAGGCATTATTGGATTTGCTAAAGCATCCCAATTAGATAATAATTTTGTTTATATTTCAAATATAAATAAATATTTAAGGCAAGAATTGTCAAGTATGAAAGGTATTGTTATTAATTCACCAATAGATAATGTTTCACCATATATTTTAAATGTATGTTTTGAAAAAATTGGTGCAGAAATTTTACTCCATTATTTAGAAATGGATGATATATATATTTCTACAGGCTCTGCTTGTAGCAAAGATAAGGGAAGTAGAGTTTTGGAAGCTATAAATGTAGAAAAAAATTATAAAGAAGGTTGTATCAGAATTTCTTTATCAAAAAATTCTACAATGGATGAAGCAAAGCTATTTGTAAAAAAATTAGAGGAAAAAGTTGAAATAATAAGGGGAATATTAGGATGA
- the thiI gene encoding tRNA uracil 4-sulfurtransferase ThiI, with translation MRWLLGVSFGELMLKGKNRKKFIKNSIKQVLKALHGFNIGEHFLDHEKLFIEVLDTTEFTKIIEKSTMVFGLSYVYPCIQCGKNFEDIEKSIVELIKNKNYDEKKSFKAFAVRADKSFEMNSMQIAAKVGGMVLRNFDNFYVDIKKPEVHVHVDIRQKCYAYLEKYSTIGGLPIGTGGRALLLLSGGIDSPVAGFEMARRGVEIGAIHFHSYPFTSERAKDKARRLAKQMSIYVGEVRYFEINMLNIYTAINKNCRERFTTILSRRFMMRIAEKLAEKYRFDGFVTGEALGQVASQTIQSISVVNDATRLPIFRPLINMDKSEIIEKAKWIDTYDISIEPYDDCCSFFAPERPVTKPRLYDIEAEENKLNIDELVEKALETLEIFDIIVE, from the coding sequence ATGAGATGGTTATTAGGTGTTAGCTTTGGTGAGCTAATGTTAAAAGGTAAAAATAGAAAGAAATTTATAAAAAATTCAATTAAACAGGTATTAAAAGCATTGCATGGATTTAACATTGGTGAACATTTTTTGGATCATGAAAAATTATTTATAGAAGTTTTAGATACAACGGAATTTACAAAAATTATTGAAAAATCAACAATGGTATTTGGGTTATCATATGTTTATCCATGTATTCAATGTGGGAAAAATTTTGAAGATATTGAAAAATCAATAGTAGAACTAATAAAAAATAAAAACTATGATGAAAAAAAATCATTTAAGGCATTTGCTGTTAGGGCTGATAAGTCATTTGAAATGAATTCAATGCAGATAGCGGCAAAAGTCGGGGGTATGGTTTTAAGAAATTTTGATAATTTTTATGTAGATATTAAAAAACCTGAAGTGCATGTTCATGTTGATATTAGGCAAAAATGTTATGCTTATTTAGAAAAATATTCAACGATAGGTGGTTTACCAATAGGTACCGGAGGTAGAGCATTATTACTTCTATCAGGAGGAATTGATTCGCCGGTAGCAGGATTTGAAATGGCGAGAAGAGGTGTTGAAATTGGAGCTATACATTTCCATTCTTACCCATTTACTAGTGAAAGAGCTAAAGATAAGGCTCGTAGATTAGCAAAACAAATGTCTATATATGTGGGTGAAGTGAGATATTTTGAAATCAATATGTTAAATATTTATACTGCGATAAATAAAAATTGTAGAGAGAGATTTACAACAATTCTTTCTAGAAGATTTATGATGAGAATTGCTGAAAAACTTGCTGAAAAATATAGATTTGATGGATTTGTTACAGGTGAAGCACTGGGCCAAGTTGCAAGTCAAACAATTCAATCTATTTCAGTTGTAAACGATGCAACAAGATTGCCTATATTTAGACCACTTATAAATATGGATAAATCTGAAATAATTGAAAAAGCAAAATGGATAGATACATATGATATTTCTATCGAACCATATGATGATTGTTGTTCATTTTTTGCTCCGGAACGTCCAGTAACAAAACCAAGATTGTATGATATTGAAGCAGAAGAAAATAAATTAAATATAGATGAATTAGTTGAAAAAGCACTTGAAACATTAGAAATCTTTGATATTATAGTAGAGTAA
- a CDS encoding ABC transporter ATP-binding protein → MSNLKYIFWYFKKYKKRYAIGIASLLLCYLFIPIPNWMIGKFVDLVKNKQLTQQTLISHSLILFGSIIILYIVEYIWHYYIFGYSFQSATDFRKRLVTKIIKQSPTFFYHNSTGSLMSKATQDVGAVQTLTGYGILAFFDSTVYPLSIIMIMGFTISWPMTIASIIFLPLLIIVTKVLGSKLHVGFLKIQKSFEKMSESVMENITSIRVIKGFSTQEVSKNRFEKSAQEMYDSQIAQDRLHAIFIPTGKLIPSIAFVVALLFGQNLMGQGKLTLGEMTSFFLYLNMLIWPMYAFGDLINVIQESTASLKRLEEINSYKEDLIDRKNVEEFNCEKSLEFKNFSFKYPGEKAYSLKNVNLKINKGETLGIVGKIGSGKTTLLKQLLRFYPVEEGLILLDGKPVEQYSIKSIRDKLGYVPQQHLLFSKSVYDNIAFGKINPSEKDIMDAIEFADFTKDLGTLPNGLETMIGEKGISISGGQKQRISISRAIIKDPEILILDDSLSAVDSITEKKIIENIINHRQGKITIIVAHRLSGLRHADNIIVLEDGKIVEAGNHKELIERKGWYYSQYESQKSGGSDE, encoded by the coding sequence ATGAGTAATTTAAAATATATATTTTGGTATTTTAAGAAATACAAAAAAAGATATGCCATAGGTATTGCTTCTCTACTTTTATGCTATTTATTTATTCCTATACCTAATTGGATGATTGGAAAATTTGTTGATTTAGTTAAAAATAAGCAATTAACTCAGCAAACATTGATTTCTCATTCATTAATTTTATTTGGTTCAATAATAATATTATATATTGTAGAGTATATTTGGCATTATTACATTTTTGGATATAGTTTTCAATCTGCTACAGATTTTAGAAAACGATTAGTGACAAAGATTATAAAACAATCACCAACATTTTTTTATCATAATTCAACAGGCTCATTGATGAGTAAGGCAACTCAAGATGTTGGGGCAGTTCAAACATTAACGGGATATGGAATACTTGCATTTTTTGATTCTACAGTATATCCATTGAGCATTATTATGATAATGGGATTTACAATTTCATGGCCAATGACTATTGCATCAATTATATTTTTACCATTATTAATTATAGTTACAAAAGTTTTAGGAAGTAAGTTGCATGTAGGTTTTCTAAAAATTCAAAAATCTTTTGAAAAAATGAGTGAATCAGTGATGGAAAACATCACAAGTATTAGAGTAATCAAAGGATTTTCAACCCAAGAAGTTTCAAAAAATAGATTTGAAAAAAGCGCACAGGAGATGTATGATTCACAAATAGCTCAAGATAGATTGCATGCCATTTTTATTCCTACCGGAAAATTAATACCTTCCATTGCATTTGTTGTAGCATTACTATTTGGACAAAATTTAATGGGACAAGGGAAATTAACATTAGGGGAAATGACATCATTCTTTCTATATTTAAATATGTTAATTTGGCCTATGTATGCTTTTGGTGATTTAATCAATGTAATTCAAGAATCAACAGCATCATTAAAAAGGTTGGAAGAAATTAATTCATATAAAGAAGATTTGATTGATAGAAAAAATGTTGAAGAGTTTAATTGTGAAAAATCATTGGAATTTAAAAACTTTAGCTTTAAGTATCCAGGCGAAAAAGCTTATTCATTAAAAAATGTTAATTTGAAAATAAATAAAGGGGAGACTCTGGGAATTGTCGGTAAAATCGGTTCGGGGAAAACTACACTATTAAAGCAATTACTGAGATTTTATCCTGTAGAGGAAGGGTTAATCTTATTAGATGGAAAACCCGTAGAACAATATTCTATAAAGAGTATTAGAGATAAGTTGGGGTATGTACCGCAGCAACACCTATTATTTTCGAAATCTGTATATGATAATATTGCATTTGGAAAAATAAACCCAAGTGAAAAAGATATAATGGATGCAATTGAATTTGCTGATTTTACTAAAGATCTTGGTACTTTGCCGAATGGACTTGAAACTATGATTGGAGAAAAAGGTATATCTATATCAGGTGGGCAAAAACAAAGAATTTCAATTTCCAGGGCGATAATAAAAGACCCGGAAATATTGATATTGGATGATTCTTTATCAGCTGTTGACTCTATTACAGAAAAGAAAATTATAGAAAATATTATTAATCACAGACAAGGAAAGATAACTATTATCGTAGCACATAGATTATCAGGACTTAGACATGCTGATAATATTATTGTTTTAGAAGATGGTAAGATTGTTGAAGCTGGAAATCATAAAGAGTTAATAGAAAGAAAAGGTTGGTATTATAGCCAATATGAATCTCAAAAGTCAGGAGGTTCAGATGAATAA
- a CDS encoding ABC transporter ATP-binding protein → MNNKNIEEKGSFIKEDYKQKAKFRNKKLLEYLLRLKGLFFVSMIFTVIAIFMELIGPYILGKLLDGELIEGIGARDINKFYLLVLLYFGTIVLAAIVSYFGSLAFSKLANRLAKNIRTDAFNHVLSLPVQFFDKYAIGKIVNRITNDTRDIRMLFNLIFAQILTTFVRTIGLIIALFFINWKLGMLSIIATPIIYFIFRDYFNKSTETEKNLKKYRSDLNGNLAETIQTMEVIQAFNKEDEIYNEFGKINDSINKQGWNLATLWAYSGFNGTNTLGNIIIAIAVVAFGYFFLKGESFITVGGLFVFIDYNRRVYQNINALMDQSGRLQSSKSAADQLFELMRVGSFEEGTEEIENMEGNIKFEDVSFAYNQGEYVIHNLDLDIPKGTSAAFVGHTGSGKSTVMNLIYKFYNINKGKIKIDGHDINKLNMEKIRNNMAIVFQNPYIFEGTVYENISLFDSSISKNDAELALISVGGEKILQRERGIDTTVRESGAGFSSGERQIISFARAMVRDPKILVLDEATANVDSETEELIQFGLNRLKKGRTTLIIAHRLSTIKDVDKIYLLEKGKLIESGSHDELIKLNGIYAQMYKNS, encoded by the coding sequence ATGAATAATAAAAATATTGAAGAAAAGGGAAGTTTCATAAAGGAAGACTATAAGCAAAAAGCAAAATTTAGAAATAAAAAACTTTTAGAATATCTACTTAGATTAAAGGGATTATTTTTTGTAAGTATGATATTTACTGTAATTGCCATTTTTATGGAATTAATAGGTCCATATATTTTAGGTAAATTATTAGATGGAGAATTAATAGAGGGTATAGGAGCAAGGGATATAAATAAATTTTATCTTCTAGTATTACTTTATTTCGGCACAATAGTTTTAGCAGCGATAGTTTCATATTTTGGTTCACTTGCTTTTTCTAAATTGGCAAATAGATTAGCTAAAAATATTAGAACGGATGCATTTAATCATGTATTATCTTTACCTGTTCAATTTTTTGATAAATACGCAATAGGAAAAATTGTCAACAGAATTACAAACGATACAAGAGACATAAGAATGCTTTTTAATTTAATATTTGCTCAGATTTTAACAACATTTGTAAGAACTATAGGGCTTATAATTGCCTTATTCTTTATAAATTGGAAATTAGGTATGTTGAGTATTATTGCAACTCCAATTATTTATTTTATTTTTAGGGATTATTTTAATAAATCCACTGAAACGGAAAAAAATTTGAAAAAATATAGATCTGACTTAAATGGTAATTTGGCAGAAACAATTCAAACTATGGAAGTTATCCAAGCATTTAATAAAGAAGATGAGATTTACAATGAATTTGGGAAAATTAATGATAGTATAAATAAACAAGGATGGAATTTAGCAACGCTTTGGGCTTATTCAGGATTTAATGGAACAAATACATTAGGTAATATTATAATAGCTATAGCAGTTGTAGCGTTTGGATATTTTTTCCTAAAAGGAGAATCATTTATTACAGTTGGCGGATTATTTGTATTTATCGACTATAATAGAAGGGTATATCAAAATATAAACGCTTTAATGGATCAATCAGGTAGACTACAAAGCTCTAAATCAGCGGCAGATCAATTATTTGAGCTTATGAGAGTTGGAAGTTTTGAAGAAGGCACAGAAGAAATTGAAAATATGGAAGGAAATATTAAGTTTGAAGATGTTTCATTTGCATATAATCAAGGCGAATATGTAATTCATAATTTAGATTTAGATATTCCTAAAGGAACATCTGCTGCATTTGTTGGACATACTGGATCCGGTAAATCAACAGTAATGAATTTGATATATAAATTTTATAATATAAATAAAGGAAAAATAAAAATTGACGGACATGATATAAATAAACTTAACATGGAAAAAATTAGAAACAATATGGCAATTGTTTTTCAAAATCCATATATTTTTGAAGGGACGGTTTATGAAAATATATCATTATTCGATTCTTCTATAAGTAAGAATGATGCTGAATTGGCATTGATTTCTGTTGGGGGAGAAAAAATTCTTCAAAGAGAAAGAGGTATTGATACTACTGTAAGAGAATCCGGAGCAGGCTTCTCATCTGGAGAAAGACAAATTATTTCATTTGCTAGAGCTATGGTAAGAGATCCAAAGATTTTAGTTTTAGATGAAGCAACAGCAAATGTTGATTCTGAAACAGAAGAATTAATTCAATTTGGATTAAATAGATTAAAAAAAGGAAGGACTACATTAATAATAGCACATAGACTTTCAACTATTAAAGATGTTGACAAGATTTATTTATTAGAAAAAGGTAAATTAATTGAATCGGGAAGTCATGATGAGCTAATAAAATTAAATGGAATTTATGCACAGATGTATAAAAACAGTTAA
- a CDS encoding ZinT/AdcA family metal-binding protein, with protein MKKSKLVSVVSILALAVVLSACGNKKDNKKPVETKVEQKVEKKDDKKVDKKETNKSINLDKWAGKWVNYASFADTKEVKDAFASLENGDKEYENFKKRNEVGFNALEAQGNKLKFYDMAKDGKVISESEYEYIKDHKTKHGKREAKWHEFKAKDPNAKFPVILLMQPHGEEVMLHYHFKVGKDGETILKDKSINFGTFVKEDIKPSQIANAIKIRFERQKAQKQKEEKKN; from the coding sequence ATGAAAAAAAGTAAATTGGTTTCAGTTGTTTCAATTTTAGCATTAGCTGTTGTATTATCAGCTTGTGGAAATAAAAAAGATAATAAAAAGCCGGTAGAAACTAAAGTTGAACAAAAAGTAGAAAAAAAAGATGATAAAAAGGTAGATAAAAAAGAAACAAATAAATCTATCAATCTGGATAAATGGGCTGGAAAATGGGTAAACTATGCTTCATTTGCAGATACAAAAGAGGTTAAAGATGCATTTGCTTCATTGGAAAATGGTGATAAAGAATATGAAAACTTTAAAAAGAGAAATGAAGTTGGATTTAATGCATTAGAAGCTCAAGGAAATAAATTAAAATTTTATGATATGGCTAAAGATGGTAAAGTTATATCAGAATCAGAATATGAATACATAAAAGACCATAAAACAAAACATGGTAAGAGAGAAGCTAAATGGCATGAATTTAAGGCTAAAGATCCAAACGCAAAATTTCCTGTTATACTTTTAATGCAACCTCATGGTGAAGAAGTAATGCTACACTATCATTTTAAGGTAGGAAAAGATGGAGAAACAATCTTAAAGGATAAATCTATTAACTTTGGTACATTTGTAAAGGAAGACATAAAACCATCACAAATAGCAAATGCTATTAAAATAAGATTTGAAAGACAAAAAGCTCAAAAACAAAAAGAGGAAAAGAAAAATTAA